CTCATCGTAATCAGAGGCTGACCCGCTTCGTTTTCGATATCGAGCTTGCCGATGCCAATCTGATGCTTGGCGCCTTGAGACGCAGCGGCCTGCATTTGGAAGTTTGCCAGTTCGAAGGCATGCATCTGCAGATCAATGCCCACTTCTTCCTCAGCATTGCTCGTAAAATGTACATCCATTTTCACGGTGCCATTACCGCTTTGAATCCGGGTATCTCCCTGAGAAAGCTGCATCGATTTAACCGGTGCTTCCATCGAAACACGCATATCCCCCAAAGTACCGGAGGCCTGTACGGAGGTGCCTTCACGAAGGTTCAAAAGCGCACCAGGCCCAAGCTTTAAAGGCCCGGCCTTGAGTTCACCGCTGAAGTCGAAGTTCACGCCCTGCAGATCGGTAAACGCTTCAAGCGGGTTTGGCTCGTTGGAGTCCTCCACAGAGGACGAGGTGGATTCCATCGCCGCTGCGCCGCCCACATTAGCCGCTCCGCCAACGCGGTTTGACGGCATCACCTCAAAGGCAACGTCTTTTCCTTGGGTGATTCTTTGCAAAAACTCGCCGGGGTCGTCCGGTACTCGCTTTGCATCAGGGCCTAGAAGTTGCTTCGTAATATTAGGATCTGGAAAACAGGGCATCTTGGCGCGCAGCTGTCCATCGTCATCGATGTAAACGCTTTCAGGATCGAGCCATAGCGGGCCATCGAGAGAGTAGTCTTTGCCATCTTCGTCTTTGATTTCGAATTTCGTATTTTTAAAATCGATTTTTCCATCCGCTACTGCCAAGTGCAGCATGGCCTGGGTGCCTTCGCGAACGCTAAGCCAACGGCCCAAATCCGCCGTGTGCTTGAGAGGCAACTTCACCGAAAGATCGCACTTTTTCATCTGGCCCATGAGCTGAACCGGATCCATCACCACGGCCGGTGTGGTCACAGAGCCTTGGACTCTGGCCATGCCGGCCGGTCCGCTGCTTGCAATATCTCGCAGAGCTGGGTTTGAACCGGTACGCTCTAAGCGATCCAATGTTGAGGCTGGCGGAATATGGCCAGGAGCGGAGGCCGGGGTCGCCGGTGCGGAATCCGCACGAGGAAGTCCCGGTAAAATAGGGCCCGGTGGGCGATTGATGGGAGCAGGTGCCATGATTTCCTCCAAGTCAAAAGCTTAGATCAGAGCCGGGTTAAACAGAAGGGCATGAGCCTAAACATATCAATCCGCCTGACTTTTCTAAGTTTCGACAGATAGTTAACCAAGTTGTCACGATCTACCCGATTTTTCATCGTATTTTCCCTCTATACAACTCGGCAAATCCTATGTAGGGGAAAGTCGCCCAATTCTAAAAATACCGTTTTCGGGAGATATCCCGACCAAATGTTTCCGAGGAGAGTGTCGTGAAAAACACGCTGTGCTTGTTTGTATCTATCGGTTTCTTGTCACTTATCGGCTGCGGCGATTTGCCTCAGAAAAATCCGAGCCAGCCTGCCAAAGAATTGCTCACAGGCACAAGTGACGACGTCGCTCCCGAACGAGAAGAACAATCGGTTTACCCAAAGCCCATGGTCCCGGTGATGCCCGTGGACAATACCTTTGCTTGGAGCAACGACCAGCGGTTCAACTACCCCGGAACATTCGCGATTACCGCGCCGCCGACCAACACTGTTCGTACACCTGGTGAATGGGAAAACAAACAAGCGCTTCTTTTAGCCTGGACTGGTAACTTTGCCGACGTTGTTGCCGGAATCATTCGCAGCGCAAAAGTCACCACCGATGTGACCGTGGCCTACGATAGCAATCAGTCGCTCAACGACTTTAAATACCAAATGCAAAGCCGCGGCGTGTCCATCAATGGCGTGACCACGATTCAGCTGCCTGTTCAAACTTTGTGGATGCGCGATTACGGTCCTATGACCGTTGAGCAAAATGGCAAAATGGGATTCGTTGATGTGCGATACTATCCTGGCCGTCTCTATGATGATGCCTTCCCCGCACTTCTCGCGCAAAAGTGGGACATCAACAATTTTCGTATGCCTGTTGATTTTGAAGGCGGCAACTTCGTAAGCGATGGCGCTGGCACCTGCTACGCCAGCACGGTTCTTCTCAGTGCAACCGCGGAAATGTCTGGTGCATCCGAAGGTCAAGTTCGTACTTATTTTAAGCGCTACCTTGGATGTGAGCAGCTTGTTATTCTTCAGCCGCTCTACGGTGAAGGTACTGGACACATCGATATGTTTGCCAAGCTTGCCAATAAAAACACCATGGTCCTAGGCCAATACCGTAAGAGCCAAAGCGACAGCCGCCGAGGAACCATCGATGCCGTCAACGCTGATATCCTCGACAACAATGCTGCTGTCTTAAACAACGTGACTCTGATGGATGGCTCAAGCCTGAACGTGGTTCGTATGCCTATGCCAGCCAACAGCGACAACAACTTCCGTACTTACGTAAACAGCCAGTTCATCAACGGCGTAAACCTCATTCCTGTTTACAGTAATGATGACCGCTTCCAAGATGAGGCGCTCGCGATTTGGCAGCAAGTGATGCCTAACTGGCAACATGTGGATATTGACGCAACGGAGCTCATTACATGGGCTGGTGCGATTCACTGTATTTTAATGGAAGTGGGCGAAGGTACCCGTGCGAAATTTCAAAGTACGCCCGAGACCATCTGCAACGACTTTGATTGTGCGCCGAATATGACTTCAAGCACAGCGCCTAGTCAGCCGTCGCAGCCAGACCCTGAGCCAGAACCAGAGCCTGAAGACAACTCAAATAACAACAACAGCAGCACAACCACCAGCTGCCCAAGCGGCGAAACCGCTGACTGCAATGGCAACTGCGCACCGACCAACTGGCTTGCGGATGGTTACTGCGATGATGGTGCCTATTCCCACAACGGCACGGCTATTAACTTTAGCTGCGAAGAATTCAGCTACGACCGCGGCGATTGCCAGCCAGCGGGACAAAGCTGCGCATCCAACGAAATGCTAGACTGCCGCAATCAATGTGCACCGAAGGCATGGCTTGGCGATGGTTACTGCGATGCTGGTAACTATGTGTACGAAGCAACCGGTCAGGCCATTTACCTGAACTGCTCAGCATTTCAGAATGATGGCGGGGATTGTTGAGGATAGAATATTCTTAACGTTGTTAGATACTTACTTGATAAAGAGAAAGTCTATACATCATCGTAAAGACCTGCTAGAACGCCGCCATGAGGCTATCTAGAACAGTTATAAGAATCTGCTCGACTCTATTCTTAGTTTCGAGCCTGAGTGTTGGTTGCGCAACAACTGAGACAATCACAGATTCCGCCGCGAACTCTACAACCAAAGAGCAGAAGAAAAATATCTCGCCGATTGACTCGATACCTCGGGAGCCTCACGGTCTTGGGCCAGGAGATGTCTTCAAAGTTACAGTTTTTGGCCAAGACGAGCTCTCCGGAACACATAGAATTCGCACCGATCACACCATTGACTTTCCGCTTGTTGGTACCATCAAGATGGAGGCTCAAGATGTTCGCGCGATAGAAGAGACCATCACCGGTAAGCTCAAAGACTACCTGGTCAACCCTCAGGTCTCGGTGTTCGTAACCGAATACAAATCCAAGAAGATTTTCGTGTTCGGATTTGTAAAATCACCTGGGACTTTTGCCTATCAAGATGGCATGAACATCATCGAATTAATCTCGTTAGCCGGAGGTTTTTTGCCTAACGCAAACCAAAACGGCACCTATGTAACACGCACCATCAAGGGCAATGAAACCAAGATTGATGTTGCTGTTCAAAAAATCGTCGAAGGTCGTCTCACTAACCTGAGTCTCCAACCTGGCGACATTGTGTTTATCCCAGAAAGTATCTTCTAAGTCTCAAGACTTCGGTTGGGTATTTGCCCTAAAGTCAGCGATTCTTAGCTTTAAGCGTCCTGAAAAGTAGGTGACCGGCCACAGTGGTTTACCCGATGTTAGCCATTCAAAAAAGATGACACGACAAACTTGCGAACCGGTATCCCATCTCCGTTGACGTTGCCCCATGTTGTTTCGAAGTATGAGTTGTCTAAAACCGCTTGGGCGCAGTGCTTGTTCATAGGGAGCAACACTCTCCATTCCCGGCCAATCCTTTAGTAAATACAAAACGCCCCAAAGTCCTTGCTCACCCCGACAATCACGAACCCGTTCGACCACCGTATCCATATCAATTTCTTTTTGAGATAAAAGGGCATAAGCATCCAACAATAGCTTAATGACGCCACCCCTAAAAACGGAAGCCGATAGGTTTAAAGAAAGATATGTTAGCTGGTCATGCCACTCCAAAGCTCTCACGAAGCCGCTATGCGTTGAATAAGACTGGGCTCTACTTAGAAACCCCTTACCGGGGTCCTTAAATCGCGCATCGCAATTAAGTTGCATGTGCAAATCAATGGGGCATCGCCCTGGCTCAGAACTGCACAAGAGAAGCTGGAAATGCTCAGGGTCTGAAACACGATGGCTATCTCGTATCTGGGGATAATAACCGATAGTAGCTAACGCCTCGAATGTTTCCGATTGCTGCTCGGGATCAATTAACAAGTCGATATCAGTGGTTCCCCGTTGACCGAGCCCACCGTACAATAAAAGATCAGAAGCCACGCCCTTAAGAATGGCGTACCGAATCCCAGAGTCTCCAAGGACCGCCTCAATATCTTCCCGGGTACGCTGTATATACATAGAGCTGGCCATCGCCTGATGCTGGCACTGCTTTATCCCCAAGAATTGTGAATCTACGCCAAGCTTAGATAAACCTGACTGCACCAATACACCGACCTTAAAAGAGTTTGCGTCATCAATAAGCTCGCGAACCACTGCCGGGTTCATCAGTGCTGTAGAGAGACTCTCGCGGCGCCTCAAACACCCCGTCATCTCAAAACAAAGAACATCAATGATGTTTGAAA
This is a stretch of genomic DNA from Deltaproteobacteria bacterium. It encodes these proteins:
- a CDS encoding agmatine deiminase family protein gives rise to the protein MKNTLCLFVSIGFLSLIGCGDLPQKNPSQPAKELLTGTSDDVAPEREEQSVYPKPMVPVMPVDNTFAWSNDQRFNYPGTFAITAPPTNTVRTPGEWENKQALLLAWTGNFADVVAGIIRSAKVTTDVTVAYDSNQSLNDFKYQMQSRGVSINGVTTIQLPVQTLWMRDYGPMTVEQNGKMGFVDVRYYPGRLYDDAFPALLAQKWDINNFRMPVDFEGGNFVSDGAGTCYASTVLLSATAEMSGASEGQVRTYFKRYLGCEQLVILQPLYGEGTGHIDMFAKLANKNTMVLGQYRKSQSDSRRGTIDAVNADILDNNAAVLNNVTLMDGSSLNVVRMPMPANSDNNFRTYVNSQFINGVNLIPVYSNDDRFQDEALAIWQQVMPNWQHVDIDATELITWAGAIHCILMEVGEGTRAKFQSTPETICNDFDCAPNMTSSTAPSQPSQPDPEPEPEPEDNSNNNNSSTTTSCPSGETADCNGNCAPTNWLADGYCDDGAYSHNGTAINFSCEEFSYDRGDCQPAGQSCASNEMLDCRNQCAPKAWLGDGYCDAGNYVYEATGQAIYLNCSAFQNDGGDC
- a CDS encoding polysaccharide export protein, translated to MRLSRTVIRICSTLFLVSSLSVGCATTETITDSAANSTTKEQKKNISPIDSIPREPHGLGPGDVFKVTVFGQDELSGTHRIRTDHTIDFPLVGTIKMEAQDVRAIEETITGKLKDYLVNPQVSVFVTEYKSKKIFVFGFVKSPGTFAYQDGMNIIELISLAGGFLPNANQNGTYVTRTIKGNETKIDVAVQKIVEGRLTNLSLQPGDIVFIPESIF